A single Gasterosteus aculeatus chromosome 2, fGasAcu3.hap1.1, whole genome shotgun sequence DNA region contains:
- the klhl17 gene encoding kelch-like protein 17 isoform X3, with translation MMEGGMQLLNRDGHSISHNSKRHYHDSFVSMNRMRQRGLLCDIVLHVSNKEIKAHKVVLASCSPYFHAMFTNEMSESRQTHVTLHDIDCQALEQLVQYAYTAEIVVGEGNVQTLLPAASLLQLNGVRDACCKFLLSQLDPSNCLGIRGFADTHSCSDLLKSAHKYVLQHFVEVSKTEEFMLLPLKQVLDLISSDNLNVPSEEEVYRAVLSWVKHDVDGRRQHVPWLMKCVRLPLLRRDFLMSNVDTELLVRHHSECKDLLIEALKYHLMPEQRGVLSNSRTRLRRCEGASPVLFAVGQCAPEGGGSLFAIHGDCEAYDTRTDRWHMVASMSTRRARVGVAAIGNRLYAVGGYDGTSDLATVESYDPITNSWQPEVSMGTRRSCLGVAVLHGLLYAAGGYDGASCLNSAERYDPLTSTWTSIAAMSTRRRYVRVATLDGSLYAVGGYDSSSHLATVEKYEPQSNTWTAIANMLSRRSSAGVAVLDGMLYVAGGNDGTSCLNSVERFNPKANTWEGVAPMNIRRSTHDLVAMDGWLYAVGGNDGSSSLNSIEKYNPRSNKWVAASCMFTRRSSVGVAVLELLNFPPPSSPTLSVSSTSL, from the exons ATGATGGAGGGGGGCATGCAGCTGCTCAACCGCGATGGCCACAGCATCTCGCACAACTCGAAACGCCACTACCACGACTCCTTCGTGTCCATGAACAGGATGCGACAGCGGGGCCTGCTCTGTGACATTGTGCTTCATGTCTCCAACAAAGAAATCAAGGCACACAAAGTGGTGCTGGCATCCTGCAGCCCctacttccacgcaatgtttaCCA ACGAGATGTCGGAGAGTCGGCAGACCCATGTGACCCTTCATGACATTGACTGTCAGGCTTTGGAGCAGCTGGTCCAGTATGCCTACACAGCAGAGATAGTGGTCGGAGAAGGCAACGTGCAG ACGCTGCTCCCGGCAGCGAGCCTGCTGCAGCTCAACGGGGTGCGGGACGCCTGTTGTAAGTTCCTCCTCAGCCAGCTGGACCCCTCCAACTGCCTGGGCATCCGAGGCTTCGCTGACACGCACTCCTGCAGCGACCTGCTCAAATCAGCACACAAGTATGTCCTGCAGCACTTTGTGGAGGTGTCCAAGACCGAGGAGTTCATGCTGTTGCCACTTAAACAG GTCCTGGATTTGATCTCCAGTGACAATCTCAACGTGCCATCTGAAGAAGAAGTGTACCGGGCAGTGTTGAGCTGGGTGAAACATGACGTAGATGGACGCAGGCAACATGTACCCTGG CTAATGAAGTGCGTGCGGCTGCCGCTGCTGAGGCGAGACTTTCTGATGAGCAACGTggacacagagctgctggtccgACACCACTCGGAGTGCAAGGACCTTCTCATCGAGGCTCTTAAGTACCACCTGATGCCTGAGCAGAGGGGGGTCCTCAGCAACAGCCGGACGCGCCTGCGACGCTGTGAGGGTGCAAGCCCTGTGCTCTTCGCCGTTGGTCAGTGTGCCCCCGAAG gtgGCGGCAGCTTGTTTGCCATCCATGGAGACTGCGAAGCCTATGACACCAGGACGGATCGCTGGCacatggtggcttccatgtccACCCGGCGGGCCCGGGTGGGCGTGGCAGCCATTGGGAACAGACTCTATGCCGTTGGAGG GTATGACGGCACCTCAGACCTGGCAACTGTGGAGTCCTACGACCCCATCACCAACTCCTGGCAGCCAGAGGTTTCTATGGGCACACGGAGGAGCTGTTTGGGTGTAGCCGTCCTTCATGGCCTGCTGTACGCTGCTGGTGGTTATGATGGAGCCTCCTGCCTCAATAG TGCAGAGCGTTACGACCCGCTGACCAGCACATGGACCTCAATTGCTGCCATGAGCACCCGAAGGAGATATGTCCGAGTAGCAACTCTGG ATGGCAGCCTGTATGCAGTGGGAGGTTATGACAGCTCTTCACATCTAGCAACAGTGGAGAAATATGAGCCCCAG AGCAACACGTGGACCGCCATCGCCAACATGCTGAGCCGGCGCAGCAGCGCCGGGGTGGCCGTGCTGGACGGCATGCTGTATGTCGCCGGGGGCAACGACGGCACAAGTTGCCTGAACTCTGTGGAGCGGTTCAACCCCAAGGCCAACACCTGGGAGGGAGTGGCTCCCATGAACATACGCAG GAGCACCCATGACCTGGTGGCTATGGATGGCTGGTTGTACGCAGTGGGAGGTAACGACGGCAGCTCGAGTCTCAACTCCATCGAGAAGTACAACCCGCGCAGCAACAAATGGGTCGCTGCCTCCTGCATGTTCACCCGTCGCAGCAGTGTGGGCGTGGCCGTGTTGGAGCTGCTGAACTTCCCACCGCCCTCCTCACCCACCCTCTCGGTTTCCTCAACCAGCCTTTGA
- the klhl17 gene encoding kelch-like protein 17 isoform X4 translates to MMEGGMQLLNRDGHSISHNSKRHYHDSFVSMNRMRQRGLLCDIVLHVSNKEIKAHKVVLASCSPYFHAMFTNEMSESRQTHVTLHDIDCQALEQLVQYAYTAEIVVGEGNVQTLLPAASLLQLNGVRDACCKFLLSQLDPSNCLGIRGFADTHSCSDLLKSAHKYVLQHFVEVSKTEEFMLLPLKQVLDLISSDNLNVPSEEEVYRAVLSWVKHDVDGRRQHVPWLMKCVRLPLLRRDFLMSNVDTELLVRHHSECKDLLIEALKYHLMPEQRGVLSNSRTRLRRCEGASPVLFAVGGGSLFAIHGDCEAYDTRTDRWHMVASMSTRRARVGVAAIGNRLYAVGGYDGTSDLATVESYDPITNSWQPEVSMGTRRSCLGVAVLHGLLYAAGGYDGASCLNSAERYDPLTSTWTSIAAMSTRRRYVRVATLDGSLYAVGGYDSSSHLATVEKYEPQSNTWTAIANMLSRRSSAGVAVLDGMLYVAGGNDGTSCLNSVERFNPKANTWEGVAPMNIRRSTHDLVAMDGWLYAVGGNDGSSSLNSIEKYNPRSNKWVAASCMFTRRSSVGVAVLELLNFPPPSSPTLSVSSTSL, encoded by the exons ATGATGGAGGGGGGCATGCAGCTGCTCAACCGCGATGGCCACAGCATCTCGCACAACTCGAAACGCCACTACCACGACTCCTTCGTGTCCATGAACAGGATGCGACAGCGGGGCCTGCTCTGTGACATTGTGCTTCATGTCTCCAACAAAGAAATCAAGGCACACAAAGTGGTGCTGGCATCCTGCAGCCCctacttccacgcaatgtttaCCA ACGAGATGTCGGAGAGTCGGCAGACCCATGTGACCCTTCATGACATTGACTGTCAGGCTTTGGAGCAGCTGGTCCAGTATGCCTACACAGCAGAGATAGTGGTCGGAGAAGGCAACGTGCAG ACGCTGCTCCCGGCAGCGAGCCTGCTGCAGCTCAACGGGGTGCGGGACGCCTGTTGTAAGTTCCTCCTCAGCCAGCTGGACCCCTCCAACTGCCTGGGCATCCGAGGCTTCGCTGACACGCACTCCTGCAGCGACCTGCTCAAATCAGCACACAAGTATGTCCTGCAGCACTTTGTGGAGGTGTCCAAGACCGAGGAGTTCATGCTGTTGCCACTTAAACAG GTCCTGGATTTGATCTCCAGTGACAATCTCAACGTGCCATCTGAAGAAGAAGTGTACCGGGCAGTGTTGAGCTGGGTGAAACATGACGTAGATGGACGCAGGCAACATGTACCCTGG CTAATGAAGTGCGTGCGGCTGCCGCTGCTGAGGCGAGACTTTCTGATGAGCAACGTggacacagagctgctggtccgACACCACTCGGAGTGCAAGGACCTTCTCATCGAGGCTCTTAAGTACCACCTGATGCCTGAGCAGAGGGGGGTCCTCAGCAACAGCCGGACGCGCCTGCGACGCTGTGAGGGTGCAAGCCCTGTGCTCTTCGCCGTTG gtgGCGGCAGCTTGTTTGCCATCCATGGAGACTGCGAAGCCTATGACACCAGGACGGATCGCTGGCacatggtggcttccatgtccACCCGGCGGGCCCGGGTGGGCGTGGCAGCCATTGGGAACAGACTCTATGCCGTTGGAGG GTATGACGGCACCTCAGACCTGGCAACTGTGGAGTCCTACGACCCCATCACCAACTCCTGGCAGCCAGAGGTTTCTATGGGCACACGGAGGAGCTGTTTGGGTGTAGCCGTCCTTCATGGCCTGCTGTACGCTGCTGGTGGTTATGATGGAGCCTCCTGCCTCAATAG TGCAGAGCGTTACGACCCGCTGACCAGCACATGGACCTCAATTGCTGCCATGAGCACCCGAAGGAGATATGTCCGAGTAGCAACTCTGG ATGGCAGCCTGTATGCAGTGGGAGGTTATGACAGCTCTTCACATCTAGCAACAGTGGAGAAATATGAGCCCCAG AGCAACACGTGGACCGCCATCGCCAACATGCTGAGCCGGCGCAGCAGCGCCGGGGTGGCCGTGCTGGACGGCATGCTGTATGTCGCCGGGGGCAACGACGGCACAAGTTGCCTGAACTCTGTGGAGCGGTTCAACCCCAAGGCCAACACCTGGGAGGGAGTGGCTCCCATGAACATACGCAG GAGCACCCATGACCTGGTGGCTATGGATGGCTGGTTGTACGCAGTGGGAGGTAACGACGGCAGCTCGAGTCTCAACTCCATCGAGAAGTACAACCCGCGCAGCAACAAATGGGTCGCTGCCTCCTGCATGTTCACCCGTCGCAGCAGTGTGGGCGTGGCCGTGTTGGAGCTGCTGAACTTCCCACCGCCCTCCTCACCCACCCTCTCGGTTTCCTCAACCAGCCTTTGA
- the klhl17 gene encoding kelch-like protein 17 isoform X1, with translation MRVLTQAPSSSTPTLHTEAATGLPRVRPRQEPATAASGTMMEGGMQLLNRDGHSISHNSKRHYHDSFVSMNRMRQRGLLCDIVLHVSNKEIKAHKVVLASCSPYFHAMFTNEMSESRQTHVTLHDIDCQALEQLVQYAYTAEIVVGEGNVQTLLPAASLLQLNGVRDACCKFLLSQLDPSNCLGIRGFADTHSCSDLLKSAHKYVLQHFVEVSKTEEFMLLPLKQVLDLISSDNLNVPSEEEVYRAVLSWVKHDVDGRRQHVPWLMKCVRLPLLRRDFLMSNVDTELLVRHHSECKDLLIEALKYHLMPEQRGVLSNSRTRLRRCEGASPVLFAVGQCAPEGGGSLFAIHGDCEAYDTRTDRWHMVASMSTRRARVGVAAIGNRLYAVGGYDGTSDLATVESYDPITNSWQPEVSMGTRRSCLGVAVLHGLLYAAGGYDGASCLNSAERYDPLTSTWTSIAAMSTRRRYVRVATLDGSLYAVGGYDSSSHLATVEKYEPQSNTWTAIANMLSRRSSAGVAVLDGMLYVAGGNDGTSCLNSVERFNPKANTWEGVAPMNIRRSTHDLVAMDGWLYAVGGNDGSSSLNSIEKYNPRSNKWVAASCMFTRRSSVGVAVLELLNFPPPSSPTLSVSSTSL, from the exons ATGAGAGTACTAACTCAGGCTCCATCCTCCTCTACTCCCACCCTGCATACCGAGGCTGCAACTGGG TTGCCCAGAGTGCGGCCCAGGCAAGAGCCAGCGACCGCCGCATCAGGCACCATGATGGAGGGGGGCATGCAGCTGCTCAACCGCGATGGCCACAGCATCTCGCACAACTCGAAACGCCACTACCACGACTCCTTCGTGTCCATGAACAGGATGCGACAGCGGGGCCTGCTCTGTGACATTGTGCTTCATGTCTCCAACAAAGAAATCAAGGCACACAAAGTGGTGCTGGCATCCTGCAGCCCctacttccacgcaatgtttaCCA ACGAGATGTCGGAGAGTCGGCAGACCCATGTGACCCTTCATGACATTGACTGTCAGGCTTTGGAGCAGCTGGTCCAGTATGCCTACACAGCAGAGATAGTGGTCGGAGAAGGCAACGTGCAG ACGCTGCTCCCGGCAGCGAGCCTGCTGCAGCTCAACGGGGTGCGGGACGCCTGTTGTAAGTTCCTCCTCAGCCAGCTGGACCCCTCCAACTGCCTGGGCATCCGAGGCTTCGCTGACACGCACTCCTGCAGCGACCTGCTCAAATCAGCACACAAGTATGTCCTGCAGCACTTTGTGGAGGTGTCCAAGACCGAGGAGTTCATGCTGTTGCCACTTAAACAG GTCCTGGATTTGATCTCCAGTGACAATCTCAACGTGCCATCTGAAGAAGAAGTGTACCGGGCAGTGTTGAGCTGGGTGAAACATGACGTAGATGGACGCAGGCAACATGTACCCTGG CTAATGAAGTGCGTGCGGCTGCCGCTGCTGAGGCGAGACTTTCTGATGAGCAACGTggacacagagctgctggtccgACACCACTCGGAGTGCAAGGACCTTCTCATCGAGGCTCTTAAGTACCACCTGATGCCTGAGCAGAGGGGGGTCCTCAGCAACAGCCGGACGCGCCTGCGACGCTGTGAGGGTGCAAGCCCTGTGCTCTTCGCCGTTGGTCAGTGTGCCCCCGAAG gtgGCGGCAGCTTGTTTGCCATCCATGGAGACTGCGAAGCCTATGACACCAGGACGGATCGCTGGCacatggtggcttccatgtccACCCGGCGGGCCCGGGTGGGCGTGGCAGCCATTGGGAACAGACTCTATGCCGTTGGAGG GTATGACGGCACCTCAGACCTGGCAACTGTGGAGTCCTACGACCCCATCACCAACTCCTGGCAGCCAGAGGTTTCTATGGGCACACGGAGGAGCTGTTTGGGTGTAGCCGTCCTTCATGGCCTGCTGTACGCTGCTGGTGGTTATGATGGAGCCTCCTGCCTCAATAG TGCAGAGCGTTACGACCCGCTGACCAGCACATGGACCTCAATTGCTGCCATGAGCACCCGAAGGAGATATGTCCGAGTAGCAACTCTGG ATGGCAGCCTGTATGCAGTGGGAGGTTATGACAGCTCTTCACATCTAGCAACAGTGGAGAAATATGAGCCCCAG AGCAACACGTGGACCGCCATCGCCAACATGCTGAGCCGGCGCAGCAGCGCCGGGGTGGCCGTGCTGGACGGCATGCTGTATGTCGCCGGGGGCAACGACGGCACAAGTTGCCTGAACTCTGTGGAGCGGTTCAACCCCAAGGCCAACACCTGGGAGGGAGTGGCTCCCATGAACATACGCAG GAGCACCCATGACCTGGTGGCTATGGATGGCTGGTTGTACGCAGTGGGAGGTAACGACGGCAGCTCGAGTCTCAACTCCATCGAGAAGTACAACCCGCGCAGCAACAAATGGGTCGCTGCCTCCTGCATGTTCACCCGTCGCAGCAGTGTGGGCGTGGCCGTGTTGGAGCTGCTGAACTTCCCACCGCCCTCCTCACCCACCCTCTCGGTTTCCTCAACCAGCCTTTGA
- the klhl17 gene encoding kelch-like protein 17 isoform X2, with product MRVLTQAPSSSTPTLHTEAATGLPRVRPRQEPATAASGTMMEGGMQLLNRDGHSISHNSKRHYHDSFVSMNRMRQRGLLCDIVLHVSNKEIKAHKVVLASCSPYFHAMFTNEMSESRQTHVTLHDIDCQALEQLVQYAYTAEIVVGEGNVQTLLPAASLLQLNGVRDACCKFLLSQLDPSNCLGIRGFADTHSCSDLLKSAHKYVLQHFVEVSKTEEFMLLPLKQVLDLISSDNLNVPSEEEVYRAVLSWVKHDVDGRRQHVPWLMKCVRLPLLRRDFLMSNVDTELLVRHHSECKDLLIEALKYHLMPEQRGVLSNSRTRLRRCEGASPVLFAVGGGSLFAIHGDCEAYDTRTDRWHMVASMSTRRARVGVAAIGNRLYAVGGYDGTSDLATVESYDPITNSWQPEVSMGTRRSCLGVAVLHGLLYAAGGYDGASCLNSAERYDPLTSTWTSIAAMSTRRRYVRVATLDGSLYAVGGYDSSSHLATVEKYEPQSNTWTAIANMLSRRSSAGVAVLDGMLYVAGGNDGTSCLNSVERFNPKANTWEGVAPMNIRRSTHDLVAMDGWLYAVGGNDGSSSLNSIEKYNPRSNKWVAASCMFTRRSSVGVAVLELLNFPPPSSPTLSVSSTSL from the exons ATGAGAGTACTAACTCAGGCTCCATCCTCCTCTACTCCCACCCTGCATACCGAGGCTGCAACTGGG TTGCCCAGAGTGCGGCCCAGGCAAGAGCCAGCGACCGCCGCATCAGGCACCATGATGGAGGGGGGCATGCAGCTGCTCAACCGCGATGGCCACAGCATCTCGCACAACTCGAAACGCCACTACCACGACTCCTTCGTGTCCATGAACAGGATGCGACAGCGGGGCCTGCTCTGTGACATTGTGCTTCATGTCTCCAACAAAGAAATCAAGGCACACAAAGTGGTGCTGGCATCCTGCAGCCCctacttccacgcaatgtttaCCA ACGAGATGTCGGAGAGTCGGCAGACCCATGTGACCCTTCATGACATTGACTGTCAGGCTTTGGAGCAGCTGGTCCAGTATGCCTACACAGCAGAGATAGTGGTCGGAGAAGGCAACGTGCAG ACGCTGCTCCCGGCAGCGAGCCTGCTGCAGCTCAACGGGGTGCGGGACGCCTGTTGTAAGTTCCTCCTCAGCCAGCTGGACCCCTCCAACTGCCTGGGCATCCGAGGCTTCGCTGACACGCACTCCTGCAGCGACCTGCTCAAATCAGCACACAAGTATGTCCTGCAGCACTTTGTGGAGGTGTCCAAGACCGAGGAGTTCATGCTGTTGCCACTTAAACAG GTCCTGGATTTGATCTCCAGTGACAATCTCAACGTGCCATCTGAAGAAGAAGTGTACCGGGCAGTGTTGAGCTGGGTGAAACATGACGTAGATGGACGCAGGCAACATGTACCCTGG CTAATGAAGTGCGTGCGGCTGCCGCTGCTGAGGCGAGACTTTCTGATGAGCAACGTggacacagagctgctggtccgACACCACTCGGAGTGCAAGGACCTTCTCATCGAGGCTCTTAAGTACCACCTGATGCCTGAGCAGAGGGGGGTCCTCAGCAACAGCCGGACGCGCCTGCGACGCTGTGAGGGTGCAAGCCCTGTGCTCTTCGCCGTTG gtgGCGGCAGCTTGTTTGCCATCCATGGAGACTGCGAAGCCTATGACACCAGGACGGATCGCTGGCacatggtggcttccatgtccACCCGGCGGGCCCGGGTGGGCGTGGCAGCCATTGGGAACAGACTCTATGCCGTTGGAGG GTATGACGGCACCTCAGACCTGGCAACTGTGGAGTCCTACGACCCCATCACCAACTCCTGGCAGCCAGAGGTTTCTATGGGCACACGGAGGAGCTGTTTGGGTGTAGCCGTCCTTCATGGCCTGCTGTACGCTGCTGGTGGTTATGATGGAGCCTCCTGCCTCAATAG TGCAGAGCGTTACGACCCGCTGACCAGCACATGGACCTCAATTGCTGCCATGAGCACCCGAAGGAGATATGTCCGAGTAGCAACTCTGG ATGGCAGCCTGTATGCAGTGGGAGGTTATGACAGCTCTTCACATCTAGCAACAGTGGAGAAATATGAGCCCCAG AGCAACACGTGGACCGCCATCGCCAACATGCTGAGCCGGCGCAGCAGCGCCGGGGTGGCCGTGCTGGACGGCATGCTGTATGTCGCCGGGGGCAACGACGGCACAAGTTGCCTGAACTCTGTGGAGCGGTTCAACCCCAAGGCCAACACCTGGGAGGGAGTGGCTCCCATGAACATACGCAG GAGCACCCATGACCTGGTGGCTATGGATGGCTGGTTGTACGCAGTGGGAGGTAACGACGGCAGCTCGAGTCTCAACTCCATCGAGAAGTACAACCCGCGCAGCAACAAATGGGTCGCTGCCTCCTGCATGTTCACCCGTCGCAGCAGTGTGGGCGTGGCCGTGTTGGAGCTGCTGAACTTCCCACCGCCCTCCTCACCCACCCTCTCGGTTTCCTCAACCAGCCTTTGA